From a single Cygnus atratus isolate AKBS03 ecotype Queensland, Australia chromosome 10, CAtr_DNAZoo_HiC_assembly, whole genome shotgun sequence genomic region:
- the CRBN gene encoding protein cereblon isoform X4: protein MAAEEGGGEPRNNMGNHLQPAPESEEEDDNEMEVEDQDGKEAEKPNIINFDTSLPTSHVYLGSDMEEFHGRTVHDDDSCQVIPVLPHVMVMLIPGQTLPLQLFRPQEVSMVRNLIQKDRTFAVLAYSNVREREAHFGTTAEIYAYREEQEYGIETVKVKAIGRQRFKVLEIRTQSDGIQQAKVQILPERVLPSTMSAVQLQSLSRCHIFPSSKPTAWQDRALRQWWQKYQKRKFHCASLTSWPPWLYSLYDAETLMERVKRQLHEWDENLKDESLPTNPIDFSYRVAACLPIDDALRIQLLKIGSAVQRLRCELDIMNKCTSLCCKQCQDTEITTKNEIFSLSLCGPMAAYVNPHGYIHETLTVYKACNLNLSGRPSTEHSWFPGYAWTIAQCRICGNHMGWKFTATKKDMSPQKFWGLTRSALLPRIPETDDESGHDRSPLLCL, encoded by the exons ATGGCCGCCGAGGAGGGAGGCGGCGAGCCCCGCAACAACATGGGCAACCACCTGCAGCCGGCGCCTG AGAGTGAGGAAGAGGATGACAACGAAATGGAAGTTGAAGATCAAGATGGTAAAGAAGCCGAAAAGCCCAACATCATTAATTTTGACACCAGTTTGCCAACGTCACATGTG tatttagGTTCTGATATGGAAGAGTTTCATGGGAGAACGGTGCACGATGACGACAGCTGTCAGGTGATCCCAGTGTTGCCCCACGTGATGGTGATGTTGATTCCTGGACAGACGTTACCTCTTCAGCTTTTTCGCCCTCAAGAGGTTAGCATGGTGCGGAATTTAATTCAGAAAGACAGAACATTTGCTGTTCTTGCATACAG taATGTACGTGAAAGGGAAGCACATTTTGgaacaacagcagaaatatatgcctacagagaagagcaggagtATGGAATTGAAACAGTCAAAGTGAAAGCAATAGGAAGACAGAGGTTCAAGGTGCTTGAAATACGGACCCAGTCGGATGG aATCCAGCAGGCTAAAGTACAAATCCTCCCTGAGCGAGTGCTGCCTTCAACAATGTCAGCAGTACAGCTGCAGTCTCTCAGCCGATGCCACatatttccttcttcaaaaCCTACAGCGTGGCAGGACCGAGCTTTACGTCAGTGGTGGCAGAAATATCAAAAG AGGAAGTTTCACTGTGCCAGTTTGACATCTTGGCCTCCCTGGCTTTACTCTTTGTATGATGCT gaaaccttgATGGAAAGAGTCAAGAGGCAGCTACATGAATGGGATGAAAATCTTAAAGATGAGTCTCTTCCAACAAATCCAATAG ATTTTTCTTACAGAGTTGCTGCTTGCCTGCCAATTGATGATGCATTACGTATACAGTTGCTTAAAATAGGTAGTGCTGTTCAGCGACTCCGGTGTGAATTAGATATTATGAACAAA tgtaCATCTCTTTGTTGTAAGCAATGCCAAGATACAGAAATAACAACCAAGAATGAAATATTCAG TTTGTCCTTATGTGGACCCATGGCAGCGTATGTGAATCCGCATGGATACATCCATGAAACTCTTACTGTATATAAAGCCTGCAACTTGAATCTCAGTGGACGACCATCAACAGAACACAGCTGGTTTCCTGG GTATGCGTGGACTATAGCCCAGTGCAGAATCTGTGGGAACCACATGGGATGGAAGTTCACAGCTACCAAAAAGGATATGTCACCTCAAAAATTCTGGGGATTGACACGGTCTGCTCTCCTGCCTCGGATTCCAGAAACAGATGATGAATCAGGCCACGATAGATCACCGTTACTCTGCCTGTAA
- the CRBN gene encoding protein cereblon isoform X3 translates to MAAEEGGGEPRNNMGNHLQPAPAESEEEDDNEMEVEDQDGKEAEKPNIINFDTSLPTSHVYLGSDMEEFHGRTVHDDDSCQVIPVLPHVMVMLIPGQTLPLQLFRPQEVSMVRNLIQKDRTFAVLAYSNVREREAHFGTTAEIYAYREEQEYGIETVKVKAIGRQRFKVLEIRTQSDGIQQAKVQILPERVLPSTMSAVQLQSLSRCHIFPSSKPTAWQDRALRQWWQKYQKRKFHCASLTSWPPWLYSLYDAETLMERVKRQLHEWDENLKDESLPTNPIDFSYRVAACLPIDDALRIQLLKIGSAVQRLRCELDIMNKCTSLCCKQCQDTEITTKNEIFSLSLCGPMAAYVNPHGYIHETLTVYKACNLNLSGRPSTEHSWFPGYAWTIAQCRICGNHMGWKFTATKKDMSPQKFWGLTRSALLPRIPETDDESGHDRSPLLCL, encoded by the exons ATGGCCGCCGAGGAGGGAGGCGGCGAGCCCCGCAACAACATGGGCAACCACCTGCAGCCGGCGCCTG CAGAGAGTGAGGAAGAGGATGACAACGAAATGGAAGTTGAAGATCAAGATGGTAAAGAAGCCGAAAAGCCCAACATCATTAATTTTGACACCAGTTTGCCAACGTCACATGTG tatttagGTTCTGATATGGAAGAGTTTCATGGGAGAACGGTGCACGATGACGACAGCTGTCAGGTGATCCCAGTGTTGCCCCACGTGATGGTGATGTTGATTCCTGGACAGACGTTACCTCTTCAGCTTTTTCGCCCTCAAGAGGTTAGCATGGTGCGGAATTTAATTCAGAAAGACAGAACATTTGCTGTTCTTGCATACAG taATGTACGTGAAAGGGAAGCACATTTTGgaacaacagcagaaatatatgcctacagagaagagcaggagtATGGAATTGAAACAGTCAAAGTGAAAGCAATAGGAAGACAGAGGTTCAAGGTGCTTGAAATACGGACCCAGTCGGATGG aATCCAGCAGGCTAAAGTACAAATCCTCCCTGAGCGAGTGCTGCCTTCAACAATGTCAGCAGTACAGCTGCAGTCTCTCAGCCGATGCCACatatttccttcttcaaaaCCTACAGCGTGGCAGGACCGAGCTTTACGTCAGTGGTGGCAGAAATATCAAAAG AGGAAGTTTCACTGTGCCAGTTTGACATCTTGGCCTCCCTGGCTTTACTCTTTGTATGATGCT gaaaccttgATGGAAAGAGTCAAGAGGCAGCTACATGAATGGGATGAAAATCTTAAAGATGAGTCTCTTCCAACAAATCCAATAG ATTTTTCTTACAGAGTTGCTGCTTGCCTGCCAATTGATGATGCATTACGTATACAGTTGCTTAAAATAGGTAGTGCTGTTCAGCGACTCCGGTGTGAATTAGATATTATGAACAAA tgtaCATCTCTTTGTTGTAAGCAATGCCAAGATACAGAAATAACAACCAAGAATGAAATATTCAG TTTGTCCTTATGTGGACCCATGGCAGCGTATGTGAATCCGCATGGATACATCCATGAAACTCTTACTGTATATAAAGCCTGCAACTTGAATCTCAGTGGACGACCATCAACAGAACACAGCTGGTTTCCTGG GTATGCGTGGACTATAGCCCAGTGCAGAATCTGTGGGAACCACATGGGATGGAAGTTCACAGCTACCAAAAAGGATATGTCACCTCAAAAATTCTGGGGATTGACACGGTCTGCTCTCCTGCCTCGGATTCCAGAAACAGATGATGAATCAGGCCACGATAGATCACCGTTACTCTGCCTGTAA
- the CRBN gene encoding protein cereblon isoform X1, producing MSEAGQQWEVFLPCCCSRCHNSSLAESEEEDDNEMEVEDQDGKEAEKPNIINFDTSLPTSHVYLGSDMEEFHGRTVHDDDSCQVIPVLPHVMVMLIPGQTLPLQLFRPQEVSMVRNLIQKDRTFAVLAYSNVREREAHFGTTAEIYAYREEQEYGIETVKVKAIGRQRFKVLEIRTQSDGIQQAKVQILPERVLPSTMSAVQLQSLSRCHIFPSSKPTAWQDRALRQWWQKYQKRKFHCASLTSWPPWLYSLYDAETLMERVKRQLHEWDENLKDESLPTNPIDFSYRVAACLPIDDALRIQLLKIGSAVQRLRCELDIMNKCTSLCCKQCQDTEITTKNEIFSLSLCGPMAAYVNPHGYIHETLTVYKACNLNLSGRPSTEHSWFPGYAWTIAQCRICGNHMGWKFTATKKDMSPQKFWGLTRSALLPRIPETDDESGHDRSPLLCL from the exons ATGTCTGAGGCCGGGCAGcagtgggaggtgttcctgccttgctgctgctcacgTTGTCACAATTCATCTTTAG CAGAGAGTGAGGAAGAGGATGACAACGAAATGGAAGTTGAAGATCAAGATGGTAAAGAAGCCGAAAAGCCCAACATCATTAATTTTGACACCAGTTTGCCAACGTCACATGTG tatttagGTTCTGATATGGAAGAGTTTCATGGGAGAACGGTGCACGATGACGACAGCTGTCAGGTGATCCCAGTGTTGCCCCACGTGATGGTGATGTTGATTCCTGGACAGACGTTACCTCTTCAGCTTTTTCGCCCTCAAGAGGTTAGCATGGTGCGGAATTTAATTCAGAAAGACAGAACATTTGCTGTTCTTGCATACAG taATGTACGTGAAAGGGAAGCACATTTTGgaacaacagcagaaatatatgcctacagagaagagcaggagtATGGAATTGAAACAGTCAAAGTGAAAGCAATAGGAAGACAGAGGTTCAAGGTGCTTGAAATACGGACCCAGTCGGATGG aATCCAGCAGGCTAAAGTACAAATCCTCCCTGAGCGAGTGCTGCCTTCAACAATGTCAGCAGTACAGCTGCAGTCTCTCAGCCGATGCCACatatttccttcttcaaaaCCTACAGCGTGGCAGGACCGAGCTTTACGTCAGTGGTGGCAGAAATATCAAAAG AGGAAGTTTCACTGTGCCAGTTTGACATCTTGGCCTCCCTGGCTTTACTCTTTGTATGATGCT gaaaccttgATGGAAAGAGTCAAGAGGCAGCTACATGAATGGGATGAAAATCTTAAAGATGAGTCTCTTCCAACAAATCCAATAG ATTTTTCTTACAGAGTTGCTGCTTGCCTGCCAATTGATGATGCATTACGTATACAGTTGCTTAAAATAGGTAGTGCTGTTCAGCGACTCCGGTGTGAATTAGATATTATGAACAAA tgtaCATCTCTTTGTTGTAAGCAATGCCAAGATACAGAAATAACAACCAAGAATGAAATATTCAG TTTGTCCTTATGTGGACCCATGGCAGCGTATGTGAATCCGCATGGATACATCCATGAAACTCTTACTGTATATAAAGCCTGCAACTTGAATCTCAGTGGACGACCATCAACAGAACACAGCTGGTTTCCTGG GTATGCGTGGACTATAGCCCAGTGCAGAATCTGTGGGAACCACATGGGATGGAAGTTCACAGCTACCAAAAAGGATATGTCACCTCAAAAATTCTGGGGATTGACACGGTCTGCTCTCCTGCCTCGGATTCCAGAAACAGATGATGAATCAGGCCACGATAGATCACCGTTACTCTGCCTGTAA
- the CRBN gene encoding protein cereblon isoform X2 codes for MSEAGQQWEVFLPCCCSRCHNSSLESEEEDDNEMEVEDQDGKEAEKPNIINFDTSLPTSHVYLGSDMEEFHGRTVHDDDSCQVIPVLPHVMVMLIPGQTLPLQLFRPQEVSMVRNLIQKDRTFAVLAYSNVREREAHFGTTAEIYAYREEQEYGIETVKVKAIGRQRFKVLEIRTQSDGIQQAKVQILPERVLPSTMSAVQLQSLSRCHIFPSSKPTAWQDRALRQWWQKYQKRKFHCASLTSWPPWLYSLYDAETLMERVKRQLHEWDENLKDESLPTNPIDFSYRVAACLPIDDALRIQLLKIGSAVQRLRCELDIMNKCTSLCCKQCQDTEITTKNEIFSLSLCGPMAAYVNPHGYIHETLTVYKACNLNLSGRPSTEHSWFPGYAWTIAQCRICGNHMGWKFTATKKDMSPQKFWGLTRSALLPRIPETDDESGHDRSPLLCL; via the exons ATGTCTGAGGCCGGGCAGcagtgggaggtgttcctgccttgctgctgctcacgTTGTCACAATTCATCTTTAG AGAGTGAGGAAGAGGATGACAACGAAATGGAAGTTGAAGATCAAGATGGTAAAGAAGCCGAAAAGCCCAACATCATTAATTTTGACACCAGTTTGCCAACGTCACATGTG tatttagGTTCTGATATGGAAGAGTTTCATGGGAGAACGGTGCACGATGACGACAGCTGTCAGGTGATCCCAGTGTTGCCCCACGTGATGGTGATGTTGATTCCTGGACAGACGTTACCTCTTCAGCTTTTTCGCCCTCAAGAGGTTAGCATGGTGCGGAATTTAATTCAGAAAGACAGAACATTTGCTGTTCTTGCATACAG taATGTACGTGAAAGGGAAGCACATTTTGgaacaacagcagaaatatatgcctacagagaagagcaggagtATGGAATTGAAACAGTCAAAGTGAAAGCAATAGGAAGACAGAGGTTCAAGGTGCTTGAAATACGGACCCAGTCGGATGG aATCCAGCAGGCTAAAGTACAAATCCTCCCTGAGCGAGTGCTGCCTTCAACAATGTCAGCAGTACAGCTGCAGTCTCTCAGCCGATGCCACatatttccttcttcaaaaCCTACAGCGTGGCAGGACCGAGCTTTACGTCAGTGGTGGCAGAAATATCAAAAG AGGAAGTTTCACTGTGCCAGTTTGACATCTTGGCCTCCCTGGCTTTACTCTTTGTATGATGCT gaaaccttgATGGAAAGAGTCAAGAGGCAGCTACATGAATGGGATGAAAATCTTAAAGATGAGTCTCTTCCAACAAATCCAATAG ATTTTTCTTACAGAGTTGCTGCTTGCCTGCCAATTGATGATGCATTACGTATACAGTTGCTTAAAATAGGTAGTGCTGTTCAGCGACTCCGGTGTGAATTAGATATTATGAACAAA tgtaCATCTCTTTGTTGTAAGCAATGCCAAGATACAGAAATAACAACCAAGAATGAAATATTCAG TTTGTCCTTATGTGGACCCATGGCAGCGTATGTGAATCCGCATGGATACATCCATGAAACTCTTACTGTATATAAAGCCTGCAACTTGAATCTCAGTGGACGACCATCAACAGAACACAGCTGGTTTCCTGG GTATGCGTGGACTATAGCCCAGTGCAGAATCTGTGGGAACCACATGGGATGGAAGTTCACAGCTACCAAAAAGGATATGTCACCTCAAAAATTCTGGGGATTGACACGGTCTGCTCTCCTGCCTCGGATTCCAGAAACAGATGATGAATCAGGCCACGATAGATCACCGTTACTCTGCCTGTAA